The following proteins come from a genomic window of Flavobacterium eburneipallidum:
- a CDS encoding DoxX family protein, which translates to MNNAASILLLIFLALTFIQSAYEKLFYWQENVDWLKEHFAKTRLKNLVPLALVHLVILELISGILSVVGVIELLVSNGRTFGFYGAIFSSITLLMMLFGQRLAKDYDGARTIVIYFIPAVMAVYWLN; encoded by the coding sequence ATGAATAACGCTGCTTCCATTTTGCTTTTGATTTTCTTGGCTCTTACCTTTATACAATCGGCTTACGAAAAATTATTTTATTGGCAAGAAAATGTCGATTGGCTGAAAGAACATTTTGCCAAAACCCGACTCAAAAATTTGGTTCCTTTAGCATTAGTTCATCTTGTTATTTTAGAATTAATTTCGGGGATTTTATCTGTAGTAGGTGTTATCGAACTTTTGGTAAGCAATGGTAGAACTTTTGGTTTTTATGGTGCTATTTTTTCGAGTATTACTTTACTAATGATGCTTTTCGGACAACGATTAGCCAAGGATTATGACGGCGCCAGAACCATTGTTATTTACTTTATTCCAGCTGTGATGGCAGTATATTGGCTGAATTAG
- a CDS encoding acyl-CoA thioesterase, translating to MTPKHPSESLTILTDLVLPSETNALHSLFGGELLARMDRAACIAAGRHSHQICVTASVNHVAFNKSIALGSVVIIEAKVSRAFKTSMEIFLDVWVEDLESRKRTKANEAIYTFVAVDVTGKPVEVPELIPETELEKERYIAALRRKQLSLVLAGKMNPHDASELKALFV from the coding sequence ATGACTCCAAAACACCCTTCCGAATCTTTGACCATATTGACTGATTTAGTTTTACCTAGCGAAACCAATGCTTTGCACAGCCTTTTTGGTGGCGAATTACTGGCTCGAATGGATCGTGCGGCTTGCATTGCTGCAGGCAGACATTCGCATCAAATTTGTGTAACGGCATCGGTCAATCATGTCGCTTTTAACAAATCGATTGCATTGGGAAGTGTTGTTATCATCGAAGCTAAAGTATCCCGAGCCTTCAAAACCTCGATGGAAATTTTCCTTGACGTTTGGGTCGAAGATTTAGAGTCTAGAAAAAGAACCAAAGCCAACGAAGCCATTTATACTTTCGTAGCTGTTGATGTAACCGGAAAACCTGTTGAAGTTCCCGAATTAATTCCCGAAACTGAATTGGAAAAAGAACGTTATATAGCGGCTTTGAGAAGAAAACAATTGAGTTTGGTTTTGGCAGGAAAAATGAATCCTCATGATGCTTCGGAGTTGAAGGCGTTGTTTGTTTAA
- a CDS encoding RNA polymerase sigma factor, with translation MVLEKLISECQKNQPKAQEQLYRLFEKKFFGLCLKYSSSYADAQDNFQEGFLIIFRKINQYNGKGSFEGWAKRILINNALQKFKGVRFMEIINDNIPDVDVAIDEEEIPLDYLMQIIQELPDQYRIVFSLYVLDGYSHQEISEMLNISTGTTKSNLHRARLILKEKIEKKTVSNLKISAK, from the coding sequence GTGGTGTTAGAAAAGCTAATTAGCGAATGTCAAAAAAACCAACCCAAAGCTCAAGAACAATTGTACCGATTGTTCGAGAAAAAGTTTTTTGGGTTGTGTTTGAAATATTCGTCTAGCTATGCTGATGCACAAGATAATTTTCAAGAAGGCTTCTTAATTATATTTCGGAAAATAAATCAATACAACGGAAAAGGCTCTTTTGAAGGCTGGGCCAAAAGAATACTCATTAATAACGCACTCCAAAAATTCAAAGGAGTGCGTTTTATGGAAATAATCAACGATAATATTCCAGATGTTGATGTAGCCATTGATGAAGAAGAAATACCACTAGATTATTTAATGCAAATTATTCAGGAACTACCCGATCAATACCGAATTGTTTTTAGTTTATATGTATTGGATGGCTATTCTCATCAAGAAATTAGCGAAATGCTCAACATTTCGACTGGTACAACTAAATCGAATTTGCACAGAGCAAGGCTTATCTTGAAAGAAAAAATTGAAAAAAAAACCGTGTCTAATTTAAAAATATCGGCAAAATGA
- a CDS encoding glycoside hydrolase family 95 protein — protein MKSILNRFLNLTFILLVISTTFAQPTKDYKSAVLGLVLEGGFTNLKEASEILGLQFKNVKAENWSETTIIFEAFDTKGKQINQFKTELDFNKLPEGYQFIPLEKQIDLSQADYLRITIVSKAGKNLFSANFKNGSYKGIPVYSNWITHPKYGNGPSVMNPEKVPAGVDPAVVNTKNLNVNYLYDDAYPIGKQDNLLWYKTGAYDPTSTIYDRDGKDWEEQALPIGNGYLGAMLFGMPGKDHIQFNEETFWAAGYRGVQEKVPSDNVNKKMGEGINGFMNSGNVFVDFNLPQNPEILNYYRDLDLNTAISSVRYQYKKVNYKREYFASYPAEVIVLRYTADEAKALNFSVKSVSAHPGNIFVNNGVITITGKLKDSEPYTGGGKATYNQASDLEYCTKIKVIADDGELINHYGNIEVKNASGVTIIITSATDYDPNAFSINADGKVNLDIPQFKHKDGVQFAIQKAENRLSNTDGKTYEVLKKEHIADYQPVFNRVSFNLGEKEASKPIPTNERVAAYAKVIKGIKAGESISYPKAEYDNLDTHLEELFYQYGRYLMIASSREKTLPSTLQGKWNQSVAEIWGSTYCININLEMNYWFAGGANLIDSGKALVNWIETQIPAGSLTARNMYNVNASSYHLDKQNNIVITPSKNEGVDGVFVMHTKQSINGQTDLTGSTNIQSPGNTAFLMYNVWDLFQRSQDKKWLANQLYPILRKSANFYAAYLNNNKVKTEDLKQYPNGYFYTTGKGRSPEHGPYQTGVKYDLQLIAGLLDYTLEAAKILNIDIEKQQVWNELRTNIEKPVELGTDGQVKEWIQETNYNKDNNGKDLGDPYHRHISHLVGLYPGNLINPQTPEFQKGAKIVLQKRGDDATGWSIANKFLLWTQVQEGDKALELLRYQLAQRTYSNLFDFHAPFQIDGNFGAAAGIQELLLQSNNSNIYLLPALPSAWKEGVIKGIITKNGAQIEMTWKNGKLENAKILNVTGKQTTIHYDKVKKIECIIDGKSTILKATNGQFKLPNSKAGQVFQLQF, from the coding sequence ATGAAGTCTATTCTAAATCGTTTTCTAAATTTAACTTTTATCCTTTTAGTAATTTCTACCACTTTCGCTCAACCAACAAAAGACTATAAAAGTGCTGTTCTCGGTCTAGTTTTAGAAGGCGGTTTTACCAATTTGAAAGAAGCTAGTGAAATTCTGGGACTACAATTTAAAAATGTAAAAGCTGAAAATTGGTCAGAAACTACAATCATTTTCGAAGCTTTTGACACCAAAGGAAAACAGATTAATCAGTTTAAAACCGAACTAGATTTCAACAAACTTCCAGAAGGCTATCAATTTATTCCTTTGGAAAAACAAATAGATTTATCCCAAGCTGATTATTTACGCATCACAATAGTTTCAAAAGCAGGAAAAAATCTTTTTTCAGCTAATTTCAAAAACGGAAGTTATAAAGGGATCCCCGTCTATTCCAACTGGATTACACATCCAAAATATGGAAATGGCCCCAGTGTAATGAACCCAGAAAAAGTTCCCGCCGGCGTTGACCCTGCGGTTGTGAACACAAAAAACCTTAATGTCAATTATCTTTATGATGATGCTTATCCAATTGGCAAACAAGATAATCTGTTATGGTATAAAACTGGAGCTTATGACCCAACTTCCACTATTTATGACCGTGATGGAAAAGATTGGGAAGAACAAGCCTTGCCTATCGGTAACGGTTATTTAGGTGCGATGCTTTTTGGAATGCCTGGAAAAGATCACATTCAGTTTAATGAAGAAACTTTTTGGGCAGCAGGTTATCGGGGCGTTCAGGAAAAAGTTCCGTCAGACAATGTGAACAAAAAAATGGGCGAAGGCATAAACGGTTTTATGAACAGCGGGAATGTTTTTGTTGATTTTAATTTGCCTCAAAACCCTGAAATTCTAAATTATTATCGCGATTTGGATTTGAATACCGCCATTTCATCCGTGCGTTATCAGTACAAAAAAGTAAATTATAAAAGAGAATATTTTGCCAGTTATCCTGCTGAAGTTATAGTTTTACGATACACCGCCGATGAAGCAAAAGCATTAAACTTTAGTGTAAAATCAGTATCGGCACATCCCGGAAATATTTTTGTTAACAATGGTGTTATTACTATAACAGGCAAATTAAAAGATTCTGAACCTTATACCGGTGGCGGAAAAGCAACTTATAATCAAGCTTCTGATTTAGAGTATTGTACTAAAATAAAAGTCATTGCTGATGATGGCGAACTTATAAACCATTACGGCAATATCGAAGTCAAAAATGCTAGCGGAGTAACCATAATTATTACTTCGGCAACCGATTATGATCCGAATGCTTTTAGTATCAATGCTGATGGAAAAGTAAACTTGGACATTCCTCAATTCAAGCACAAAGATGGTGTACAATTCGCAATTCAAAAAGCAGAAAACCGACTTTCGAACACTGATGGAAAAACCTATGAAGTTCTTAAAAAAGAACACATTGCCGATTATCAACCTGTATTTAATCGTGTGAGTTTTAATTTAGGCGAAAAAGAAGCATCAAAACCAATCCCTACAAATGAACGTGTAGCAGCTTATGCCAAAGTGATTAAAGGCATAAAAGCAGGAGAAAGTATTTCCTATCCAAAAGCCGAATATGATAATCTCGATACTCATTTGGAAGAATTATTTTATCAATATGGTCGTTATCTGATGATTGCTTCCTCGCGTGAAAAAACTTTGCCATCGACTTTGCAAGGAAAATGGAATCAATCCGTAGCCGAGATTTGGGGATCTACTTATTGCATCAACATCAATTTAGAAATGAATTATTGGTTTGCAGGCGGAGCCAATCTTATTGATAGTGGAAAAGCGTTGGTAAACTGGATTGAAACACAAATTCCTGCTGGCTCGTTAACGGCTCGCAATATGTATAATGTAAATGCTTCGTCTTATCATTTGGATAAACAAAACAACATTGTTATTACGCCTTCTAAAAATGAAGGGGTTGACGGTGTTTTTGTAATGCACACCAAACAATCCATCAATGGTCAAACTGATTTAACAGGTTCTACAAACATACAATCTCCTGGGAATACGGCTTTTTTAATGTATAATGTTTGGGATCTTTTTCAGCGCAGTCAGGATAAAAAATGGTTGGCCAATCAATTGTATCCTATTTTAAGAAAATCAGCTAATTTTTATGCTGCTTATCTTAATAACAATAAGGTGAAAACAGAAGATTTGAAACAGTATCCAAACGGTTATTTTTATACCACAGGCAAAGGAAGATCACCCGAACACGGACCTTATCAAACAGGTGTGAAATACGATTTACAATTAATTGCAGGACTTCTGGATTATACTTTAGAAGCAGCAAAAATCTTGAACATTGATATTGAAAAACAACAAGTTTGGAACGAATTAAGAACCAATATCGAAAAACCAGTTGAACTTGGAACAGACGGACAAGTAAAAGAATGGATTCAAGAAACGAATTATAACAAAGATAATAATGGCAAAGATTTAGGCGATCCGTACCACCGACACATTTCCCATTTAGTGGGATTGTATCCCGGAAATTTAATTAATCCGCAAACTCCCGAATTTCAAAAAGGAGCTAAAATTGTGTTGCAAAAAAGAGGCGATGATGCTACAGGTTGGTCAATTGCTAATAAGTTTTTACTCTGGACACAAGTGCAGGAAGGAGATAAAGCTTTGGAACTATTACGATACCAATTAGCACAACGCACTTATTCGAATTTGTTCGATTTCCATGCGCCATTTCAAATTGACGGGAATTTTGGAGCAGCAGCGGGTATTCAAGAATTGCTTTTACAGAGTAATAATTCGAATATTTATCTTTTGCCTGCTTTGCCATCCGCTTGGAAAGAAGGAGTAATCAAAGGAATTATTACTAAAAACGGAGCTCAAATCGAAATGACATGGAAGAATGGAAAATTAGAAAATGCCAAAATTTTGAATGTTACAGGAAAACAAACGACTATTCATTATGATAAAGTCAAAAAAATAGAATGTATTATTGATGGTAAGTCAACTATTTTGAAAGCTACTAATGGTCAATTCAAACTTCCAAATAGTAAAGCGGGACAAGTATTTCAATTGCAGTTTTAA
- a CDS encoding ATP-binding protein codes for MQFSEILGQEHIKNHLTRSADLGRIPHAQLFVGPEGCGTLPMAIAYAQYILCNNQKGENSGANESCNLKFQKISHPDLHFVYPTVSTEDVKTKPKSIDFIADWRTFIEKNPYGGLFDWYSNLGVQNKQGEIRVDDAQEILKSLSLKSYEGGYKIMIIWMADKMNTAASNKLLKLLEEPPEKTIFLLISENEEDIIQTIRSRCQVLHFIGLSENTITEALVSRENIEPKIATKIAHQAQGNYNKALHLLKDDSEEFPFEQWFVVWVRAAFKAKGNAAVIADLIQWSEQIAALGRETQKKFLQFCIDIFRQALLHNYETPSLVYMEPTVENFTIAKFAPFVNGNNIHEIFQELSDAIYHIERNGNAKIILTDLSIKLTRLIHKK; via the coding sequence ATGCAGTTTTCAGAAATTTTAGGACAGGAACACATCAAAAATCATTTGACCCGAAGTGCCGATTTAGGTCGAATTCCACACGCTCAATTGTTTGTAGGCCCCGAAGGATGTGGCACTTTACCAATGGCGATTGCCTACGCGCAATACATTTTGTGCAACAATCAAAAGGGCGAAAATTCAGGAGCCAATGAAAGTTGCAATCTTAAATTCCAAAAAATTTCGCATCCCGATTTGCATTTCGTCTATCCAACAGTAAGTACCGAAGATGTAAAAACAAAACCCAAAAGCATTGATTTCATTGCCGATTGGAGAACATTTATCGAAAAAAATCCTTACGGTGGTTTGTTTGATTGGTATTCCAATTTAGGCGTTCAAAACAAGCAAGGCGAAATTCGGGTAGATGATGCGCAGGAAATTTTAAAATCGCTTTCGTTAAAATCGTATGAAGGTGGTTATAAAATTATGATTATTTGGATGGCCGACAAAATGAACACGGCCGCTTCGAACAAATTGTTGAAATTACTCGAAGAACCCCCAGAGAAAACCATTTTTCTACTCATTTCCGAAAACGAAGAAGATATAATTCAAACCATTCGTTCGCGTTGTCAAGTTTTGCATTTCATTGGATTGAGTGAAAATACGATTACTGAAGCCTTGGTTTCTCGTGAAAATATTGAACCTAAAATCGCCACGAAAATTGCCCATCAAGCACAAGGAAATTACAACAAAGCCTTGCATCTGCTCAAAGACGATAGCGAGGAATTTCCGTTCGAACAATGGTTTGTGGTTTGGGTTCGAGCCGCTTTCAAAGCCAAAGGAAATGCTGCCGTAATTGCCGATTTGATTCAATGGAGCGAACAAATTGCTGCTTTGGGAAGAGAAACACAAAAGAAATTCCTGCAGTTTTGCATTGATATTTTCCGTCAAGCTTTGTTACACAATTATGAAACTCCGAGTTTGGTTTATATGGAACCTACTGTCGAGAATTTCACTATTGCCAAATTTGCGCCTTTCGTAAACGGTAATAACATTCACGAAATATTTCAAGAATTGTCCGATGCCATTTACCACATTGAACGCAACGGAAACGCCAAAATAATCCTGACCGATTTGTCCATCAAACTCACTCGTTTAATACACAAAAAATAA
- the recA gene encoding recombinase RecA: MSSDKEAKLKALQLTLDKLDKTYGKGTVMKMGDKAVEEVETISSGSLGIDLALGVGGYPKGRVIEIFGPESSGKTTLTLHAIAEAQKAGGIAAFIDAEHAFDRNYAEKLGVDIENLIISQPDNGEQALEIAENLIRSGAIDIVVIDSVAALTPKSEIEGEMGDSKMGLHARLMSQALRKLTGTISKTNCTVFFINQLREKIGVMFGNPETTTGGNALKFYASVRLDIRRSTQIKDGENVIGNRTKVKIVKNKVAPPFKVAEFDIMYGEGVSKTGEILDLAVEFEIVKKSGSWFSYGETKLGQGRDAVKSLIKDNPELAEELEVKIKARIKELAEA; encoded by the coding sequence ATGAGTTCAGACAAAGAAGCCAAATTAAAAGCACTACAACTTACGCTTGACAAACTAGATAAAACCTACGGAAAAGGCACCGTAATGAAAATGGGCGACAAAGCCGTTGAAGAAGTAGAAACCATTTCTTCTGGCTCATTAGGAATCGATTTAGCCTTGGGAGTTGGCGGTTATCCAAAAGGAAGGGTTATCGAAATTTTTGGTCCAGAATCTTCAGGAAAAACAACCTTAACATTGCACGCTATTGCCGAAGCACAAAAAGCGGGTGGAATAGCTGCTTTTATTGATGCTGAACACGCTTTTGATAGAAATTATGCCGAAAAATTGGGCGTTGATATCGAAAACTTAATCATATCGCAACCAGATAATGGGGAACAAGCTTTGGAAATTGCCGAGAACTTAATTCGTTCCGGAGCTATTGATATTGTCGTGATTGACTCCGTTGCTGCTTTGACTCCAAAAAGTGAGATTGAAGGCGAAATGGGAGATTCTAAAATGGGATTACACGCTCGTTTGATGTCACAGGCCTTGAGAAAATTGACAGGAACGATTAGTAAAACCAATTGTACCGTTTTCTTCATCAATCAGTTGAGAGAGAAAATTGGAGTTATGTTTGGAAATCCAGAAACCACTACGGGTGGTAATGCCTTGAAGTTTTATGCTTCCGTTCGTTTGGATATTCGTCGTTCTACTCAAATCAAAGACGGTGAGAATGTAATTGGAAACAGAACCAAAGTGAAGATCGTAAAAAACAAAGTCGCTCCACCATTTAAAGTAGCTGAATTTGATATTATGTATGGCGAAGGTGTTTCAAAAACGGGTGAAATCTTGGATTTGGCTGTAGAATTTGAAATTGTAAAAAAATCAGGTTCTTGGTTCAGTTATGGCGAAACCAAATTAGGTCAAGGTCGTGATGCGGTTAAATCTTTAATCAAAGACAACCCAGAACTAGCCGAGGAATTAGAAGTAAAAATCAAAGCTAGAATCAAAGAATTAGCAGAAGCTTAA